The following coding sequences are from one Strigops habroptila isolate Jane chromosome 18, bStrHab1.2.pri, whole genome shotgun sequence window:
- the IL10 gene encoding interleukin-10, with protein MQPCSPALALLLLAACSLPASGSPAEPSCLHFPQLLPAKLKELRIKFEEIKDYFQSKDDELSIQLLSSELLDDFKGSFGCQSVSEMMRFYMEEVLPSAMRTSTHHRQSMGDLGNLLLSLKATMRRCHRFFTCEKRSKTIKHIKETFEKMNENGVYKAMGEFDIFINYIEEYLMMKRKK; from the exons ATGCAGCCCTGCTCACCAGCCCTGGCcttgctgctcctggctgcctgctccctgcctgccagtGGCTCACCCGCCgagcccagctgcctgcacttcccacagctcctgcctgcaaAGCTCAAGGAGCTGAGGATCAAGTTTGAGGAAATCAAGGATTACTTT CAATCAAAAGATGATGAACTTAGCATCCAGCTGCTCAGCTCTGAACtgctggatgattttaag GGGAGCTTCGGGTGCCAGTCAGTGTCAGAGATGATGCGGTTCTACATGGAGGAGGTCCTGCCCAGCGCCATGAGGACCAGCACACACCACCGGCAGAGCATGGGCGACCTGGGCAACCTGCTGCTGAGCCTGAAGGCGACGATGAGGCGCTGT CACAGATTCTTCACGTGCGAGAAGAGGAGCAAAACCATAAAGCACATCAAGGAGACATTCGAGAAG ATGAATGAGAATGGAGTCTACAAGGCCATGGGAGAGTTTGACATTTTCATCAACTACATTGAAGAGTACTTGAtgatgaagagaaagaagtga